A genome region from Tolypothrix sp. PCC 7712 includes the following:
- a CDS encoding helix-turn-helix transcriptional regulator → MLFPCEDEDSKLNFASILGKNLFKKSLKDENLESVSKVDLLQAMIESFVDGILIATTEGNLVHANEYARAICRQLARKEAVVHPIPEEIWRICQSLIDSQEFFPDKKIIIESEIEPTPTIKLRLRARWLQLCVNKHNFLLVTLEDCNLYSQSIAIADAKKYNLTDRERQVWQLRRANLSYKEIANQLYITINTVKKHIKNIHAKQQEKEHITFADSSSHYFKWN, encoded by the coding sequence ATGTTATTTCCTTGTGAAGATGAAGATAGTAAGCTAAATTTCGCATCTATCTTAGGGAAGAATTTATTTAAAAAATCACTAAAAGATGAAAATTTAGAGTCTGTTTCTAAAGTTGATTTACTACAAGCGATGATTGAAAGCTTTGTGGATGGCATTTTAATCGCCACCACTGAAGGTAATTTAGTTCACGCTAATGAGTATGCGCGTGCAATTTGTCGTCAATTAGCGCGCAAAGAAGCTGTTGTTCATCCAATTCCAGAGGAAATATGGCGTATTTGTCAATCTTTGATTGATAGTCAAGAGTTTTTTCCAGACAAAAAAATTATCATCGAATCAGAAATTGAACCCACTCCCACAATTAAATTACGCCTGCGGGCTAGATGGTTACAGTTATGTGTAAACAAACACAATTTTTTATTAGTGACTTTAGAAGATTGCAATCTATATAGTCAGAGTATTGCAATTGCGGACGCTAAAAAATACAACTTAACAGACCGTGAAAGACAAGTTTGGCAGTTACGTCGCGCGAACCTTTCTTATAAGGAAATTGCCAATCAGCTATACATTACAATCAATACAGTCAAAAAGCACATAAAGAATATTCATGCAAAACAGCAAGAAAAGGAGCATATTACCTTTGCAGATTCATCCTCACATTATTTTAAATGGAATTAA